From Poecile atricapillus isolate bPoeAtr1 chromosome Z, bPoeAtr1.hap1, whole genome shotgun sequence, one genomic window encodes:
- the LOC131572833 gene encoding acylglycerol kinase, mitochondrial-like isoform X1 → MAKVLAALRNHWKKSTFGACLLGWGGQWLYGKHCDNLLRRAACQEAQAFGNQLIPATMPLKKATVFLNPAACKGKAGNLFEKNAAPILHLSGLDVTVVKTDYEGQAKKLLELMENTDLIIIAGGDGTVQEVITGLLRRADEAAFSKIPIGFIPLGKTCTLSHTLYPESTNQVQHITNATLAILKGETVPLDVLQIKGEKEQPVFAVSGLRWGSYRDAGVKVSKYWYLGPLKTKAAHFFSTFKEWPQKHQAALIYLGPTERPPEEPEEESSRLPFHVRLYRRLLSYWSRPKEVSQEVAPEDWEEVKLSTIELSIATRNRQLDLTRTEDFMDICIEAESVSKGQFVHRGSQKMRDPHMCPEGSQHIQASRCILKLPEGTEGSFGIDNEEYEAMPVEVKLLPRKLRFFCDPRMRQQMLQAAVQ, encoded by the exons TGATAACCTGCTACGAAGAGCTGCATGCCAAGAAGCCCAG GCTTTTGGCAACCAGCTGATCCCTGCCACTATGCCACTGAAGAAAGCAACAGTCTTCCTCAACCCAGCAGCTTGCAAAGG CAAAGCTGGGAACCTTTTTGAAAAGAATGCTGCACCAATTTTACACTTATCTGGCTTGGATGTAACTGTGGTTAAG ACTGATTATGAGGGACAAGCAAAAAAGCTTCTGGAATTAATGGAAAACACAGATCTGATCATTATTGCAGGAGGAGATGGCACAGTCCAAGAG GTCATAACTGGACTTCTCCGTAGAGCAGATGAG GCTGCCTTCAGTAAGATTCCTATAGGATTCATACCCCTTGGAAAAACTTGCACTTTGAGCCACACACTGTATCCTGAGAGCACGAATCAAGTCCA ACATATTACTAATGCTACATTGGCCATTTTGAAAGGAGAGACCGTTCCACTTGATGTCTTGCAGATCAAG ggagaaaaggagCAGCCTGTGTTTGCAGTCTCTGGTTTAAGATGGGGATCTTACAGAGATGCAGGAGTTAAAGTCAGCAA GTACTGGTACCTTGGGCCTCTGAAAACCAAAGCAGCTCATTTTTTCAGTACATTTAAG GAGTGGCCTCAGAAACATCAAGCTGCTCTCATATACCTGGGTCCAACTGAGAGACCTCCAGAAGAGCCGGAGGAGGAGTCATCCAGACTTCCTTTTCATGTGAGGCTTTACAGACGACTTCTTTCGTACTGGTCACGTCCAAAAG AAGTCTCCCAGGAGGTAGCCCCAGAGGACTGGGAAGAGGTGAAGCTGTCCACCATTGAGCTTTCCATTGCAACTCGGAACAGACAGCTTGATCTAACA CGCACTGAGGACTTCATGGACATTTGCATCGAAGCAGAGAGTGTCAGCAAAGGGCAGTTTGTTCACAGAGG AAGTCAAAAGATGCGTGATCCACACATGTGCCCTGAAGGGAGTCAGCACATCCAAGCCAGCAGATGCATCTTAAAACTTCCAGAG GGCACTGAGGGATCCTTTGGCATTGATAATGAGGAGTATGAAGCTATGCCTGTGGAGGTGAAGCTCTTACCCCGCAAACTCCGGTTCTTCTGCGATCCCAGAATGAGACAGCAgatgctgcaggcagcagtACAATGA
- the LOC131572833 gene encoding acylglycerol kinase, mitochondrial-like isoform X2, giving the protein MAKVLAALRNHWKKSTFGACLLGWGGQWLYGKHCDNLLRRAACQEAQAFGNQLIPATMPLKKATVFLNPAACKGKAGNLFEKNAAPILHLSGLDVTVVKVITGLLRRADEAAFSKIPIGFIPLGKTCTLSHTLYPESTNQVQHITNATLAILKGETVPLDVLQIKGEKEQPVFAVSGLRWGSYRDAGVKVSKYWYLGPLKTKAAHFFSTFKEWPQKHQAALIYLGPTERPPEEPEEESSRLPFHVRLYRRLLSYWSRPKEVSQEVAPEDWEEVKLSTIELSIATRNRQLDLTRTEDFMDICIEAESVSKGQFVHRGSQKMRDPHMCPEGSQHIQASRCILKLPEGTEGSFGIDNEEYEAMPVEVKLLPRKLRFFCDPRMRQQMLQAAVQ; this is encoded by the exons TGATAACCTGCTACGAAGAGCTGCATGCCAAGAAGCCCAG GCTTTTGGCAACCAGCTGATCCCTGCCACTATGCCACTGAAGAAAGCAACAGTCTTCCTCAACCCAGCAGCTTGCAAAGG CAAAGCTGGGAACCTTTTTGAAAAGAATGCTGCACCAATTTTACACTTATCTGGCTTGGATGTAACTGTGGTTAAG GTCATAACTGGACTTCTCCGTAGAGCAGATGAG GCTGCCTTCAGTAAGATTCCTATAGGATTCATACCCCTTGGAAAAACTTGCACTTTGAGCCACACACTGTATCCTGAGAGCACGAATCAAGTCCA ACATATTACTAATGCTACATTGGCCATTTTGAAAGGAGAGACCGTTCCACTTGATGTCTTGCAGATCAAG ggagaaaaggagCAGCCTGTGTTTGCAGTCTCTGGTTTAAGATGGGGATCTTACAGAGATGCAGGAGTTAAAGTCAGCAA GTACTGGTACCTTGGGCCTCTGAAAACCAAAGCAGCTCATTTTTTCAGTACATTTAAG GAGTGGCCTCAGAAACATCAAGCTGCTCTCATATACCTGGGTCCAACTGAGAGACCTCCAGAAGAGCCGGAGGAGGAGTCATCCAGACTTCCTTTTCATGTGAGGCTTTACAGACGACTTCTTTCGTACTGGTCACGTCCAAAAG AAGTCTCCCAGGAGGTAGCCCCAGAGGACTGGGAAGAGGTGAAGCTGTCCACCATTGAGCTTTCCATTGCAACTCGGAACAGACAGCTTGATCTAACA CGCACTGAGGACTTCATGGACATTTGCATCGAAGCAGAGAGTGTCAGCAAAGGGCAGTTTGTTCACAGAGG AAGTCAAAAGATGCGTGATCCACACATGTGCCCTGAAGGGAGTCAGCACATCCAAGCCAGCAGATGCATCTTAAAACTTCCAGAG GGCACTGAGGGATCCTTTGGCATTGATAATGAGGAGTATGAAGCTATGCCTGTGGAGGTGAAGCTCTTACCCCGCAAACTCCGGTTCTTCTGCGATCCCAGAATGAGACAGCAgatgctgcaggcagcagtACAATGA